A window of the Podarcis raffonei isolate rPodRaf1 chromosome 4, rPodRaf1.pri, whole genome shotgun sequence genome harbors these coding sequences:
- the KBTBD3 gene encoding kelch repeat and BTB domain-containing protein 3 gives MDNRYDFISTPTCNGISSREQKASSLVAEGHGQQILNVLQSFRDQNNFFDFKILVKDEVIPCHRCVLAACSDFFRAMFEVNMKERDDGSVTISNLSPKAVKAFLDYAYTGRTEITNDNVEMLFQLSSFLQVSTLSKACSDFLIKNIDLVNCLQLLSISESYGSTQLFDQTLKYAQRHFSLLLQSNDFLEMNFEILLKCIEADELNVPDEESVLKAALWWTKHNLETRQKHLPHLMKKIRLHQLSEKTLQEVLHSEEQLLESAGCLVIINKAIKSVQTFSGLFPDARPSTTEQYILVHKTEEDGVHRHTFCYNIKTDQWKELMHTHITDLPGSSLSSYGEKLFITGGCVGNCFRTIRLHIAETYHDATDQTWCYCPVKDSFSSVSAMKKPRTMHASVVTLNQLFVIGGKTRASKDIKSLLDVEAYSPLSGEWKSVSPLPRGIYYPEASACQNIIYVLGSEVEITDAFNPSLDCFFKYNAATDQWSELVAEFGQFFHATLIKAVPVNCTLYICDLSTYKVYSFCPETYVWKGEGSFECAGFNAGAVGIEDKIYILGGDYAPDEITDEVQVYHSSRSEWEEVSPMPRALTEFYCQVIKFNKYRDPWLFAIAV, from the exons ATGGACAACCGATATGATTTCATTAGCACCCCAACTTGCAATGGGATTTCCTCTCGTGAGCAGAAAGCCAGCTCCTTGGTGGCTGAAGGCCATGGCCAACAAATCTTAAATGTACTGCAAAGCTTCAGAGATCAAAACAACTTTTTTGACTTCAAAATACTTGTGAAAGATGAAGTGATCCCATGTCACCGTTGCGTATTGGCAGCATGTAGTGACTTTTTCAG GGCCATGTTTGAAGTTAACATGAAAGAAAGAGATGATGGGagtgttactattagtaattTATCACCCAAGGCAGTGAAGGCATTTCTTGATTATGCCTACACTGGAAGAACAGAGATAACAAACGATAACGTAGAAATGTTATTTCAGCTTTCATCCTTTCTTCAAGTTTCCACTCTTTCAAAAGCTTGCAGTGACTTTCTAATTAAGAACATTGATCTTGTCAACTGTTTGCAGCTATTATCCATTTCCGAAAGTTATGGGTCCACTCAGTTGTTTGACCAGACCCTCAAATATGCCCAGCGCCATTTTTCCTTGCTGCTCCAGTCAAATGATTTTCTGGAAATGAATTTCGAGATActgctaaaatgtatagaagcAGATGAGCTCAACGTCCCAGATGAGGAATCTGTGTTGAAAGCTGCCCTTTGGTGGACGAAACATAACTTAGAAACAAGACAGAAACATCTTCCTCACTTGATGAAAAAAATACGGTTACATCAGTTATCGGAGAAGACGCTGCAGGAAGTATTGCACTCCGAAGAACAACTACTTGAAAGCGCTGGTTGCTTGGTAATAATCAATAAGGCAATTAAAAGTGTGCAAACTTTTAGCGGTTTGTTTCCAGACGCTCGCCCTTCAACAACAGAACAGTACATACTTGTTCACAAAACTGAGGAAGACGGAGTACATCGACATACGTTTTGTTACAATATTAAAACCGATCAATGGAAAGAACTGATGCACACGCACATAACAGATCTGCCAGGATCAAGTTTATCTAGTTATGGTGAAAAGCTATTTATAACTGGCGGATGTGTAGGGAACTGTTTCCGGACAATTAGACTTCATATCGCCGAAACGTATCATGATGCCACTGACCAAACTTGGTGTTATTGTCCGGTGAAGGACAGCTTCTCATCCGTATCAGCCATGAAGAAGCCAAGGACAATGCATGCATCTGTTGTGACCCTAAATCAACTGTTTGTAATAGGGGGGAAGACAAGGGCATCTAAGGATATCAAAAGTCTTTTGGATGTGGAGGCATACAGTCCTCTCTCTGGGGAATGGAAATCTGTGAGTCCCTTACCAAGAGGTATCTATTATCCAGAAGCAAGTGCATGTCAGAATATAATTTATGTGCTTGGTTCTGAAGTAGAAATTACTGATGCCTTTAACCCATCTCTTGattgtttctttaaatataatGCCGCAACTGATCAGTGGTCTGAGCTGGTAGCAGAATTTGGGCAGTTCTTTCACGCCACTTTAATCAAAGCTGTTCCAGTGAACTGCACATTGTACATCTGTGACCTTTCCACCTACAAGGTTTATAGTTTTTGCCCAGAGACATATGTCTGGAAAGGGGAAGGTTCTTTTGAATGTGCTGGTTTTAATGCAGGAGCAGTTGGAATAGAAGATAAAATTTACATCCTCGGTGGAGATTATGCTCCTGATGAAATCACTGATGAAGTACAAGTCTACCATAGCAGTAGGTCTGAATGGGAGGAGGTTTCACCCATGCCAAGAGCCCTAACTGAGTTCTATTGTCAGGTGATTAAGTTTAATAAATATAGGGACCCATGGTTGTTTGCGATAGCAGTGTAG
- the LOC128412324 gene encoding tigger transposable element-derived protein 1-like, which yields MAPKRKPGPSAAVQHKKQRLVPARQEKVAALDCLRDGMSVSSVARKYGYSESSVHAIKVREREIRDIVAASAPITAQVTSQVHDKALAKTEKALNLWLEDMNRKRVPTDGVMLRQKALSLYALFKPSAEDGQPVKEFKASHGWLTSFRNRFKLKNVHATGEVSTSANKEAAKAYPKQLKELLDEKGYLPEQVFNAVETGLFWKKMPERTYISKSEKQAPGFKAANDRVTVLLCGSAAGHLIKPGLLYRSAVPRALKGKNKNLLPVFWQPNKKAWVTAATFLDWFHNCFVPEVKQYLEEKQLDFKVLLIVDNAPGHPEALCFAHNDVEVVFLPPNTASIIQPLNQGVIRCFRATYTRLTFSWIRNAMDTDPNLDVIECWKSFNMASCITYIKQAVDAIKPESVNACWRMLWKECVDDFKGFPTIDNEVEHIVQMARQVGGDGFVDLTEEEVEELIDGHGGTLTNEELEELLRPSTEDEEEEEKQDEPASWNLHKFAQVFQTAKHLNDLIAEFDPSMERSLKITQGITDSLRLYREMFEQLKRQQQQLPSTMYLTKNAAVASEPTESTSETETQPTPLPATRNLLLRPGPSSPGATSSPEEDEED from the coding sequence ATGGCCCCCAAACGCAAGCCAGGGCCCTCAGCTGCCGTGCAACACAAGAAACAACGATTGGTTCCAGCACGGCAAGAAAAAGTAGCGGCGCTGGACTGCTTGAGAGATGGCATGTCCGTCTCTAGTGTGGCACGCAAATATGGCTACAGTGAATCGAGCGTCCATGCCATCAAGGTTCGAGAGAGAGAAATCCGTGACATTGTGGCAGCAAGTGCTCCAATAACTGCTCAGGTGACAAGCCAGGTGCACGACAAGGCTTTAGCGAAGACTGAGAAGGCATTAAACTTGTGGCTTGAAGACATGAACCGCAAACGCGTGCCTACTGATGGCGTGATGTTACGGCAAAAGGCTCTCAGCCTCTATGCACTCTTCAAACCTTCTGCCGAGGATGGGCAGCCTGTGAAGGAATTCAAAGCCAGCCACGGTTGGCTTACTAGTTTTAGGAACCGCTTTAAACTGAAAAATGTGCACGCAACTGGTGAAGTGTCTACATCTGCAAACAAAGAGGCAGCAAAAGCCTACCCCAAGCAATTAAAAGAACTGTTAGACGAAAAGGGATACCTTCCTGAGCAAGTTTTTAATGCTGTTGAGACGGGGCTGTTCTGGAAAAAAATGCCTGAGCGGACGTACATCTCCAAATCAGAAAAACAAGCCCCTGGCTTCAAAGCAGCTAACGACCGTGTGACTGTGTTGCTCTGTGGCAGTGCAGCTGGGCATTTAATAAAGCCAGGCTTGCTGTACAGGTCTGCAGTCCCCCGTGCCCTGAAAGGCAAGAACAAAAATCTCCTGCCTGTGTTTTGGCAACCCAATAAAAAGGCTTGGGTGACTGCAGCAACGTTTCTAGATTGGTTCCACAATTGCTTTGTTCCGGAAGTTAAGCAGTACCTTGAAGAGAAACAACTGGACTTTAAGGTGTTGCTGATTGTGGACAATGCTCCTGGTCACCCTGAGGCACTCTGCTTTGCACATAATGATGTTGAAGTTGTCTTTCTCCCGCCCAACACGGCCTCCATCATCCAACCTCTCAACCAAGGTGTGATTCGGTGCTTCAGGGCAACTTACACAAGGCTAACCTTCTCATGGATACGTAACGCTATGGATACTGATCCCAACCTTGATGTCATTGAGTGCTGGAAGTCCTTTAACATGGCCAGTTGCATCACTTACATTAAGCAAGCAGTAGATGCAATCAAGCCCGAATCGGTGAATGCATGCTGGCGCATGTTGTGGAAAGAATGTGTGGATGATTTTAAGGGTTTCCCAACCATTGACAATGAAGTGGAACATATTGTCCAGATGGCCAGACAAGTGGGTGGTGATGGCTTTGTTGACCTCACTGAGGAAGAAGTTGAAGAGTTAATTGATGGCCATGGAGGAACGTTGACTAATGAAGAGCTGGAGGAACTGCTAAGACCAAGTacagaagatgaagaggaggaggagaaacaggaTGAGCCAGCGAGTTGGAATCTGCATAAGTTTGCTCAAGTCTTCCAGACAGCAAAACACCTGAATGATTTGATCGCTGAGTTTGATCCCTCTATGGAACGAAGCCTCAAAATCACACAGGGTATCACAGACAGTTTGAGACTGTATCGAGAAATGTTTGAACAGCTCAAGAGGCAACAGCAACAGTTGCCAAGCACCATGTATCTCACAAAAAACGCAGCGGTAGCAAGTGAGCCCACAGAATCAACTTctgaaactgaaacacagccaaccCCTTTGCCTGCAACTCGCAATCTGTTGCTCAGGCCTGGCCCATCATCTCCTGGAGCAACCTCAAGCCCTGAAGAGGATGAGGAAGACTAA
- the AASDHPPT gene encoding L-aminoadipate-semialdehyde dehydrogenase-phosphopantetheinyl transferase encodes MFRCAVASLKRLAMERVRWAFSYGTWVPCREDWLLSMCVIQPEERERIEQFVFRRDAKAAVAGRLLIRKLIAEKLKIPWNEIKLQRTSKGKPVLANDLSSAHSSFSFNVSHQGNYAVLAAEPDCQAGIDVTKTSMPGSGSIPEFFRIMKRQFTEEEWRAIKSMNSEWLQLDMFHRHWALKESFIKAIGVGIGFDLQRIEFKVSPLQLEVGKTYKETVMLLDGEEEKEWSFEETRLDDCHHVAVALGKQGEFGEKPAAVLSSAATQTTFTTLTFDDLVASAVPLAPEDPACWDSFCAKQESPTRQGSNPR; translated from the exons ATGTTCCGGTGTGCTGTGGCTTCCTTGAAGCGTCTTGCTATGGAGAGAGTACGTTGGGCCTTTTCCTATGGCACCTGGGTCCCCTGCCGTGAGGACTGGCTGCTGTCAATGTGCGTCATACAGCCTGAAGAGAGAGAGCGCATTGAACAATTTGTCTTCCGCCGCGATGCCAAGGCTGCAGTG GCTGGCCGTCTGCTGATAAGAAAATtaattgcagagaagctgaagaTTCCTTGGAATGAAATAAAGTTACAAAGGACTTCAAAAGGCAAACCTGTCCTTGCAAATGACTTAAGCAGTGCCCATTCCAGCTTCAGCTTTAATGTCTCCCATCAAGGGAATTATGCTGTTCTTGCCGCCGAGCCTGACTGTCAAGCTGGCATTGACGTTACGAAGACGAGCATGCCAG GGAGCGGTTCAATTCCGGAGTTCTTTCGAATTATGAAGCGGCAGTTTACAGAGGAAGAGTGGAGAGCAATCAAGTCCATGAACAGCGAATGGCTTCAGTTGGATATGTTTCATAGGCACTGG gCACTAAAAGAGAGCTTTATAAAAGCCATTGGTGTCGGGATAGGTTTTGACCTTCAGAGGATTGAGTTTAAAGTATCCCCACTGCAACTGGAAGTGGGGAAAACGTATAAGGAGACAGTTATGCTCTTGGATGGCGAAGAAGAGAAGGAATGGAGTTTTGAG GAAACACGGCTAGATGATTGTCACCATGTTGCAGTTGCTCTGGGGAAACAAGGAGAGTTTGGAGAGAAGCCTGCCGCG GTGCTTTCTTCTGCTGCGACCCAGACTACATTTACCACACTGACTTTTGATGATTTAGTTGCCTCTGCTGTGCCTCTTGCACCTGAAGACCCTGCCTGCTGGGATAGCTTTTGTGCTAAGCAGGAATCGCCAACACGCCAGGGTTCCAATCCAAGATAA